A stretch of Mastomys coucha isolate ucsf_1 unplaced genomic scaffold, UCSF_Mcou_1 pScaffold3, whole genome shotgun sequence DNA encodes these proteins:
- the Tdrd6 gene encoding tudor domain-containing protein 6 isoform X4: MSSTPGLPTPGATLALRVSFVDVHPEVIPVQLWGLVGQRREEYVRLSREIQEAAATRGPWALGGAAASPGELCLVQVGLMWHRCRVVSRQAQDSRVFLLDEGRTITAGAGSLAPGRSEFFHLPSEVLGCVLAGLVPAGGGGTGGGEPQHWSPSAVDFLSNLQGKEVHGRVLDVLLLHRLVLLEVPVVSQQMEELGLARQVPDSLFCSLLKRYLTAVGLGSSGAPILPRVAPKQEHPGLDYFYPQLQLGVTEPVVVTQVCHPHRIHCQLRSLSQEIHRLSESMAQVYRAPTGTEDEDSGSATWEEREESPDKPGSPCASCGLDGQWYRALLLETFRAQRCAQVLHVDYGRKELVSCSSLRYLLPEYFRMPVVTYPCALYGLWDCGRGWSRSQVGDLKALILGQAVNAKIEFYCSFEHMYYVTLYGEDGINLNSAFGVQSCCLADRFLQSQGIGEEEEEDEEEEDEVEAAFQSQSPAEEVEEEVPLPSLRSIRLKMNTFYDAQVEFVKSPSEFWIRLRKHKKPFSKLTKRMCSFYSSASKLDGVILKPEPDDLCCVKWKENGYYRATVTRLDSKSVDVFLVDRGNSENVDWGDVRMLLPQFRQLPILALKCTLADIWPLGKTWSQEAISFFKKTVLHKELVVHILDKQDRQYVIEILDESRTGEENISKVIAQAGYAKFQEFETKENIRLSAHSPGHGSGHFIGEPSKIPSAKKVEADQKAKKDNKTLSVSEALVDTVSLSNVSTGQTAQDKEKVTSDPSLLMLNFLKTKPDCCGKGELEVGSTVEVKVSHIENPGSFWCQLMRNAQGFRTLMCDIEDYCKSEPSPYEGDTRACLAKRTANGRWSRALISGPQSLEHVRVVFVDYGDKDVVSMKDILSVSDVFFKVRAQAFRCSLYNLIQPTGENPFVWDEKAVQAFSEFINNAWQNNLELKCTIFALASRHEEEWFSVVDLLTPFQSACHFLVEKRLARPVKLQKPLEPSVQLHSYYYSTHDLKIGSEELVYITHADDPWTFYCQLARNTNILEQLSYNIMQLSKALLNLKASTLVPGTLCLAKYTDGNWYRGIIIEKEPSKVFFVDFGNTYVASDHLLPIPRDAYEVLLLPMQAVKCSLSDIPHHIPEEVTAWFQETVLDKSLKALVVAKDPDGRLIIELYDEIVQINASINEKLGLLGYKNRTRKKEKEDEIILDEAEALEGKKESVKPSPTDYLGKSGESKAHSVDIMGESCKPKISPACKELKYLQGSAKANLVTPYQDSTGNKNDGVFPLTREKKEDVSASSPMSATKLDSTLPERRMGEASGRDLPPKFCEFPQKTIAPGFKTSVYVSHINDLSDFYIQLIEDEAEINHLSERLNDVRTRPQYHTGPPWQSGDVICAVFPEDNLWYRAVVMEQQANDLLSVQFIDYGNMSVVHTNRTGRLGPIDAVIPALCLHCSLKGLSVPDCKEMVGYFSQRTDEAQIRCEFVKFQGIWEVILSDEHGIIAEDIISRFPFDEKSKAWLNTQTMKGDCLKTANKPNLDTSVFLNWYNPKAKLIKAYATVIDGPEYFWCQFADSEKLQYLEKEVQSAVKHPPDRKGCTPCPQVGDPCIVQYREDGHYYRALITNICDNRLASVRLVDFGNVEDCVDTKALWSIPSELLLVPMQAFPCCLSGFAISGGVCPQEGNDYFYDIVTEDVLEITILEIKRDVCDIPLAIVELRSKGENINEKMKKYAKMGMPKSDLYSEKHGSARKGSLTSPDLGLKKPSHKIAQDKTFYVEARASELEKDLNIESKPSKFYERSTRNIFDAFENSCKGKMGSERLEGGMDYHFMDRAKFDDNYLITGFNPILAHASEPKELLELNSLEVPLSPDDDECKEFLELESIELQHSPAGEEEKEELGLGSPMAPLSPGSQAGATLEPFLMQLPLDCEAEKQLELELPTPQLSSDDSISPLSATVSQDIQKSRCAEGERKSRCVGSSDDDHSRSPLTHHGTGGNSRAHDETNLSEDQFLQFKSKDSTALLAPSFSEEEAREKRQCGSMVPVQLQNTYTLKGFSVGSKCVVWSSLRNTWSKCEILELAEEGTRVLNLSNGVEETVSPENVWNGIPKVDKRPSEAVFQTVGKDPPFMPPDDATIKGLSSVSEKKSGDEDSTLNMAKLNI, encoded by the exons ATGAGTTCGACTCCGGGGCTGCCCACTCCGGGGGCCACGCTGGCCCTGCGGGTGTCCTTCGTGGACGTGCATCCCGAGGTGATCCCGGTGCAGCTGTGGGGACTGGTGGGTCAGCGGCGAGAGGAGTACGTGCGGCTGAGCCGGGAGATCCAGGAGGCGGCAGCCACGCGCGGTCCCTGGGCGCTGGGTGGGGCGGCGGCATCGCCGGGGGAGCTGTGCCTGGTGCAGGTGGGGCTCATGTGGCACCGCTGCCGCGTGGTCAGCCGCCAGGCGCAAGACAGCCGAGTCTTCCTGTTGGATGAGGGCCGCACCATCACGGCGGGCGCGGGCTCGCTGGCACCAGGGCGTAGCGAGTTCTTCCACCTGCCCTCCGAGGTGCTGGGCTGTGTGCTAGCTGGCCTGGTGCccgcgggcggtggtggcaccgGCGGTGGCGAACCCCAGCACTGGTCCCCCAGCGCCGTGGACTTCCTTAGCAACCTGCAGGGCAAGGAGGTGCACGGACGTGTCCTGGACGTGCTGCTCCTCCATCGTCTAGTGCTGCTAGAGGTGCCCGTTGTGTCTCAGCAGATGGAGGAGCTGGGTCTGGCCCGGCAGGTGCCCGACAGCCTCTTCTGTTCGCTGCTCAAACGCTACCTGACTGCGGTCGGGCTGGGCAGCTCCGGAGCTCCAATTCTTCCGCGAGTCGCGCCCAAACAAGAGCATCCTGGGTTGGATTACTTTTATCCCCAACTGCAGCTGGGAGTGACGGAGCCGGTGGTGGTAACCCAAGTATGCCATCCCCACCGAATTCACTGCCAACTCCGGAGCCTCTCGCAGGAGATCCACCGTCTCTCTGAGAGCATGGCCCAGGTATACCGGGCGCCTACGGGGACAGAGGATGAAGACTCTGGCAGTGCcacctgggaggagagggaggagagcccTGACAAACCGGGATCTCCATGTGCTTCCTGTGGTTTGGACGGACAGTGGTACCGGGCTCTCTTGCTTGAGACCTTCAGGGCTCAGCGCTGTGCCCAGGTGCTTCACGTCGATTACGGAAGGAAAGAACTGGTAAGCTGCAGCAGCCTTCGCTATTTGCTGCCGGAGTATTTTCGAATGCCCGTGGTGACCTACCCTTGTGCGTTGTATGGACTCTGGGACTGCGGGAGAGGCTGGTCCCGGTCACAAGTAGGCGATCTGAAAGCTCTGATCCTGGGCCAGGCAGTGAATGCGAAGATTGAATTTTACTGTTCCTTTGAGCATATGTATTATGTCACCCTGTACGGGGAAGATGGAATTAATCTCAACAGTGCGTTCGGAGTACAATCCTGTTGCCTGGCTGACCGGTTTCTTCAGAGCCAGGGgataggagaggaggaggaggaggatgaagaggaggaggacgaagtGGAGGCGGCGTTTCAGTCGCAGTCCCCCGctgaggaagtggaagaggaagttCCCCTCCCGTCCTTGAGATCCATCAGGTTGAAGATGAATACCTTCTATGACGCCCAGGTGGAGTTCGTGAAGAGCCCTTCGGAGTTCTGGATTCGTCTTAGAAAGCACAAGAAGCCCTTCAGCAAGCTGACGAAGAGAATGTGCAGTTTCTATTCTTCTGCCAGTAAGCTGGACGGGGTTATTCTGAAACCGGAACCGGATGATCTTTGCTgtgtaaaatggaaagaaaatggctATTACCGGGCCACGGTCACCCGATTAGACAGCAAGAGTGTGGATGTGTTCCTGGTGGACCGGGGCAACTCTGAGAATGTGGACTGGGGTGACGTGAGGATGCTGCTGCCTCAGTTTAGGCAGCTACCGATACTGGCTCTGAAATGCACCCTGGCTGACATCTGGCCCCTGGGAAAAACTTGGAGCCAGGAggccatttcattttttaaaaagacagtacTCCACAAAGAATTGGTGGTCCACATTCTTGATAAGCAGGATCGCCAATATGTCATAGAGATCCTGGATGAATCCAGAACAGGGGAGGAAAACATTAGTAAGGTCATCGCTCAAGCTGGATATGCCAAGTTTCAGGAATTtgaaaccaaagaaaacattagGCTCAGTGCCCACTCCCCCGGGCATGGTTCTGGTCATTTTATTGGGGAGCCTAGCAAAATACCTTCTGCCAAGAAGGTCGAAGCCGACCAGAAAGCCAAGAAAGATAATAAAACCCTCTCTGTTTCGGAAGCTTTGGTGGACACAGTAAGCCTTTCAAATGTTTCCACTGGACAGACTGCACAGGACAAAGAAAAGGTAACGTCTGACCCCTCTCTCCTCATGCTGAATTTCTTGAAAACGAAACCAGACTGCTGTGGTAAAGGAGAATTGGAGGTGGGCAGCACCGTTGAAGTCAAAGTGTCTCACATCGAAAACCCTGGCTCCTTCTGGTGTCAGCTGATGAGGAACGCTCAAGGCTTCAGAACCCTGATGTGTGACATCGAGGACTATTGCAAAAGCGAGCCATCTCCCTATGAGGGGGACACCCGAGCTTGTCTGGCAAAGCGAACAGCAAATGGGAGATGGTCCAGAGCTCTGATTAGTGGGCCACAGTCGTTAGAGCACGTCAGAGTGGTGTTTGTGGATTATGGAGACAAGGACGTGGTATCTATGAAGGACATACTCTCTGTCAGTGACGTGTTTTTCAAGGTTAGAGCTCAGGCCTTTCGGTGTAGTCTTTATAATTTAATTCAACCGACTGGTGAAAATCCCTTTGTCTGGGATGAAAAAGCAGTACAGGCTTTTAGTGAGTTCATCAATAATGCTTGGCAGAATAACTTAGAATTAAAATGTACAATCTTTGCTTTGGCATCAAGACATGAGGAAGAGTGGTTCAGTGTTGTGGACTTGCTAACGCCCTTTCAGAGCGCCTGCCATTTTTTAGTAGAAAAGAGACTTGCCAGGCCTGTAAAACTTCAGAAACCTCTGGAGCCTTCCGTTCAGCTACACTCTTACTACTATTCCACCCATGACCTAAAAATTGGAAGTGAAGAATTGGTGTACATAACACATGCTGATGACCCCTGGACATTTTATTGTCAACTCGcaagaaacacaaacattttaGAGCAATTATCGTATAACATCATGCAGCTAAGTAAAGCCTTACTGAATTTAAAAGCATCCACCTTGGTCCCTGGAACCTTGTGCCTTGCCAAATACACTGACGGAAACTGGTATAGGggaataataatagaaaaagaaccAAGTAAGgtcttttttgttgattttgggAACACGTACGTAGCAAGCGACCATCTGCTCCCCATCCCTCGAGATGCGTATGAGGTCTTACTTTTACCCATGCAAGCCGTGAAATGCTCATTATCCGACATCCCTCATCACATCCCAGAAGAAGTCACAGCATGGTTTCAGGAGACTGTTTTAGATAAGTCATTGAAGGCTTTAGTCGTAGCAAAAGACCCAGATGGAAGACTGATTATAGAGCTGTATGACGAGATTGTCCAGATCAATGCCAGTATTAACGAGAAGCTCGGGCTCCTTGGTTACaagaacagaacaagaaaaaaagaaaaagaggatgaAATAATACTCGACGAGGCTGAAGCTCTGGAAGGTAAAAAGGAGAGCGTGAAGCCCTCGCCCACTGACTATTTGGGTAAATCAGGAGAGAGCAAAGCACACAGTGTAGATATTATGGGTGAGTCATGCAAACCCAAGATCAGCCCAGCATGTAAGGAGCTCAAATATTTACAAGGCTCAGCAAAGGCCAACCTAGTCACACCATATCAGGACTCCACGGGAAACAAAAATGATGGAGTGTTCCCATTaacaagggagaagaaagaagatgtgTCTGCCAGCTCACCCATGAGTGCCACCAAACTAGACTCCACTCTTCCTGAGAGAAGGATGGGAGAAGCCAGCggcagagatctgcctcccaagttttgtGAATTCCCACAGAAGACGATAGCGCCTGGCTTTAAGACCTCTGTGTATGTTTCCCACATTAACGACCTTTCGGATTTTTACATCCAGCTGATAGAAGATGAAGCTGAGATCAATCACCTTTCAGAGAGACTGAATGATGTCAGAACACGGCCCCAGTACCACACAGGTCCACCATGGCAAAGCGGAGACGTGATATGTGCCGTTTTCCCAGAGGATAACTTATGGTACCGAGCAGTTGTCATGGAACAGCAAGCCAACGACCTTCTCTCTGTCCAGTTTATCGATTATGGCAACATGTCTGTGGTTCACACTAACAGAACCGGTCGGCTTGGTCCCATTGATGCGGTGATACCTGCGCTGTGCCTCCACTGCTCCCTAAAGGGGCTTTCGGTACCAGACTGCAAGGAAATGGTGGGCTACTTTTCCCAAAGGACAGATGAGGCTCAGATAAGATGTGAATTTGTTAAATTCCAAGGCATCTGGGAAGTGATTCTCTCGGATGAACATGGAATCATAGCTGAAGATATAATTAGCAGATTTCCATTCGATGAAAAATCTAAAGCGTGGCTTAACACCCAGACCATGAAAGGGGACTGCTTGAAGACGGCTAACAAACCCAACCTTGACACCTCAGTGTTTCTTAACTGGTATAACCCCAAAGCAAAACTGATAAAAGCCTACGCCACCGTGATAGACGGGCCCGAGTACTTTTGGTGTCAGTTTGCTGATTCGGAGAAGCTGCAGTATCTAGAAAAAGAGGTTCAAAGTGCTGTGAAGCATCCCCCGGACAGGAAAGGCTGCACCCCGTGTCCGCAAGTTGGAGATCCGTGCATCGTGCAGTACAGAGAAGATGGGCACTACTACAGAGCCCTCATCACTAACATCTGTGACAATCGCCTTGCATCAGTCAGGCTTGTGGACTTTGGGAACGTGGAGGATTGTGTGGACACCAAAGCACTTTGGAGCATCCCTTCTGAGCTCCTGCTGGTCCCCATGCAAGCGTTCCCATGCTGCCTCTCTGGTTTTGCCATCTCTGGCGGTGTGTGCCCTCAAGAgggaaatgattatttttatgacATAGTCACGGAGGACGTGTTGGAAATAACAATCTTGGAGATTAAAAGAGACGTCTGTGACATCCCCTTAGCTATTGTGGAACTAAGGAGCAAAGGCGAGAACATTAACGAGAAGATGAAGAAGTACGCTAAGATGGGCATGCCCAAGAGTGACCTATACTCTGAGAAGCATGGCTCAGCGAGAAAGGGAAGCCTTACCAGTCCTGACCTTGGCCTCAAGAAGCCAAGTCATAAAATAGCACAAGATAAGACATTCTACGTGGAAGCCCGGGCAAGTGAGCTTGAAAAGGATTTAAACATTGAAAGCAAGCCAAGTAAATTCTATGAACGCAGCACCCGTAACATCTTCGACGCTTTCGAGAACTCATGCAAAGGTAAAATGGGTTCTGAGAGGCTAGAAGGTGGCATGGATTACCATTTCATGGACAGAGCCAAGTTTGATGATAACTACCTCATTACAGGATTTAACCCAATATTGGCCCATGCTAGTGAGCCTAAGGAGTTACTGGAACTGAATTCACTAGAGGTACCACTCTCCCCTGACGACGATGAATGCAAAGAATTCTTAGAACTGGAATCCATTGAGTTACAGCATTCACCtgctggagaggaagagaaagaggagctaGGCCTGGGGTCTCCAATGGCACCACTGTCCCCTGGCAGCCAGGCAGGAGCCACCCTGGAGCCATTCCTGATGCAGCTTCCGCTGGACTGTGAGGCCGAGAAGCAGCTGGAACTGGAGCTCCCTACACCCCAGCTGTCATCAGATGACAGCATAAGCCCTTTATCTGCCACTGTCAGCCAGGACATCCAGAAATCTAGGTGTGCTGAGGGTGAGAGGAAGTCCAGGTGCGTAGGCTCTTCTGATGACGACCACAGCAGGTCTCCACTCACCCACCACGGGACTGGTGGCAATTCCCGGGCACATGATGAAACCAACCTATCTGAAGACCAGTTTCTAcaatttaaaagcaaagacagCACTGCCTTATTGGCACCCTCATTCTCtgaggaagaagccagagaaaaaaGGCAGTGTGGGAGCATGGTACCAG TTCAGTTGCAGAACACCTACACTCTGAAAGGCTTCTCTGTTGGATCAAAATGTGTCGTGTGGTCGAGCCTAAGAAACACATGGTCTAAGTGTGAGATTCTGGAACTAGCAGAAGAAGGAACAAGG